AACTTTTAAACAAATTCGGTCGCGGCAAGAGAGCTACCGGAGAAACGATCGCGGCATTGGTCGAAAAGCTTCCTTAACTCACTGAAATCATTTGATAAATAATTGGGCCGGGCGTGATTCCGCCCTCTGGAACAATGAAGGCCCATGCCCCGTCGGACCATAGGCCCAACGCCATCCGGCCTGCGTCTGTCGAAGGGCTCCAGGCCCTTGTTTATGCATGTGATTTCCGCGCCAACGCGGCACAATTTCGGGTGCCATCCATGGGAGCCGTCAAAACGGCCGTCAGCGCCCTTCGACGGCCAGGCGCCGATGCCATTCCGGACGAAGGCTATCATATATTTATATATATTCTCGCATATACTTATATATATTCTTACTGGTACGCCCTTAGCTGTTGATCAGCGGCACGGTGACGGTCGTCGAGTAATTGATCGGGTAATCGCTGAAATAGGGGAAGTCGATGACGAAGGCGTAGCTGGCGCTGACATGCGCCATCTTGAAGCCGCCGCTCGGCGGGTCGGTGGTGATCGTGACTGTCACGTTCTGCAGGCCGAGCCCCTGCAGTTTCTGCGTCGCGATCGTCTGGATCTGAGCCTGGGTCAGCGTCTTGTCGAGCTGCAGCGAGCGGGCGGAGGCTTCCAGCGCGTAGCGCACGCTGGACTCGTTGTTCATCGACCAGCCGAAGGCGAAGATGCCGAACAAGAGCATGATAAGGAAAGGCGCGATCAGCGCGAATTCGATCGCGGCTCCGCCGGAGGCATTGCCGGCAAACGCCTTCGCTCTCCGTCTAGCGGACACGGATCACCTGCTGGTGATCGAGTGCGGTATTCTTTGGGAAGGGGCCGAAAGTGAAAGGCGGAACCCAGGTGCCCGACGCCGCGATCTGTACGAAGACCGAGGGCACCTTCGGCCCCGCGCAGATGGTCGTCGACGTGACCACGGTCGTTCCGCACTTGTAGGTGCGGGTTACTGCGACCGCCGCGTCGTCCGGCTTCTTTTCCCAGCTCGCAAGAGCAGCCGCCTGGACGGCAGTATCGTCGCTCGCGCCGGCCAGAAGCAGGTTTGCCGCCGTCTTCACGCCCGCCCGCATCGCCATCGAGCTGGTGGTATAGGACCAGCCATCGGCGACGCCGAAGAGCGCGGCGCACAGCACCGGCAGCACCAGCGCGAATTCCACCGCGGCGGCGCCGGAGCGGTTCTTGCGGAAGCGGGCTGCCGGCGTCCCCATGCGGCTACTCGACGATCGCAATCGACGGGGCGGCCGGTATGTCCTTCATCCCGAGGCTCGAGCAGTCCTGGTTGATGGTCGAACTGCCCGACCACTGGATGGTGTCGGCGACGACCTGCGTGCAGCCGTTCTTGCCGGAGAAATTGCCGAGATAGTCGACCTCCTGCCTGGGGAAGTAGATCGCGCCGGTCAGCAAGGAGTCCGCGGTGCCGTTGAAGTTGCTTTTTGCGCTGGTGCCATTCCTGTCACCATAGAACAGCACCCCCGAATAGATGCCCGAGGTCTGCGCGCTGAGCGTCACGGTGGCGTTGCCGTTCATGCTGACGGTGTTGCTGCCGGTCATGTAGATGGTAACCCCGCTGCCGGAGACGACCGCGCCCGCGTTGATCTTCAGGCTGCCCTGGACGACATAGATGCCGGGAGAAAGCGTGACATTGCCGCTTAGGTTCATGCCGTTGCAATAGGTGCCCTGGGTGAGTATTTGCGACGTTTTGTTCGCGTTGACTTTCGAGCACGAGTTCGAGGCTGCGGGCGCCGGCAGGCTGGAGAACGGATCTGACGTAGGCAAGGCCTGGGTGATCGGGCTCTTGCAGACCATGCTCACCGGATTGTTCAGCACGACGCCGCCCGCCGAGATCAGGCAGTCGGTCTGCAGAGACGCCGAACCCTGCACCTTGATGGCATCGCTGGCGATCGAATTCGCCATGGTGACGCAGCCGTTCTGCTTGACGGTGGTGCTGCCGGAATAGAGCACCGCCTGCGAGGCCGACTGACTAAGCGCGACGTTGCAGGCCTTGGAGGCGTCGGTGATGAGCGCCACCGCCCTCGCCTGTTCCGGCACCTTGCTCTGGGAGAAGATAGAGGTGAACACCCGGTCCAGGTTCTGGTTCAGAATCACCTCGACCGCCTTGTTGGCCGTGTTCGGCCCCGAGGTGGGAGGCGTGTGGACGACGATGGTGCCGGTGCCCAGCCCGTTGTCGGTTGCCGACTGCGTGGCGGCCGTCGTAATCGTCGCCGTGTCGGATCCCTGGATCTTCTCCAGAGCGCCGGCATAGGCGGCGGCGTCGGCCGTCGCCTGCAGCTTCAGGCTCGAATAGTACCAATAGGAGGTCTCGACGCCGAGCCCCGCCCCGCCGACGACGACCGGCAGGGTGAGCGCGAAGATGGTCGCGACGTTGCCGCCCTCGCCGCTTCGCAGGCGACGGAAGGCAAAGTGTCTCAAGATGCGACTGAATGACGCCATGGCCCAGCACGCCCAAGCTATCCCGGCTAACACGTTCAACATCCGCCGATAAACGAATGGCTAATTTTTTTGCTCGACTTGCGCCGGTCAGACCCCTGGAGGCATTTTTCTGCACCTTGTGTGCAAACGCTAGGACCTTAGGCCCAACCCCTATAGGACCTAAGGCTAAGCATCGGAAAACCCACCAATTTTAGGACTTTCTGCATTTTAACTTTTTCGGAAATCGCTCGTAGAGACGGCCGTCGTATCTCTGTCCCATCTCCGGTGAGGGCGGCTCCGATGATTGGACGGTTCTGGGCTTCGAAGCGTGGCAATTTCGCGCTGACGACCGCGATCGCCGTGGTGCCGCTGATGCTTGCCGTGGCTGGCGCCGTCGACCTGGTGGGTACCAGCGACGATGCCGCGCAGCTGCAGAACTCGCTGGACGCGGCCGGCCTTGCGATCGGCACGAAATACCAGGCGGGCATGTCGGCGAACGATGTGCGGCAGCTCGGCCAGACGTTGTTCGCGGCCAATATGAGCGCCGCCGACGCCGGGGAATATTCGGGCAGCGTCGCCGCCTTCCAGGCGACGGCGAGCGGCGATCCGAGCGCCTACTATATTTCGCTGTCGTCCGCCATCAGCCGGCCGGCCTTCGTCAGCGGCACGCCGGCCTGGCAGGCGACGCGCTCCGCCTCCGTCAAGATCAAGCCCGGGGCGCAGGCCTGCGTGCTGGCGCTCGATCCGCATGTGAGTTCCGCCGTCAGCCTGCAGGGATCCACCAATGTCGCCATGAAGGGCTGCGTGATCGCCGCCAACTCGGACGCAGCCGACGCCGTCAGCCGGGGCGGCTCGGCGATCGTCAGCGCCGGATGCGTCTCGACGGTCGGCGCGACCTCGGGCTTGACGCCACCCAACGCCACGCTTTCCTGCGGCACGCCGCAGGAAAGCCAGTACGCGTCCTTCGATCCGCTGGCCAACGTCACCCCGCCCGCCTACGGGCTCTGCCAGCCGATGCCCAACGGCAAGACGGTCACGCTCTCGCAAGGCACCTATTGCGACAAGACCTGGTCGGGAAAGATCACGCTCAATCCGGGCATCTACGTCCTGCGCAACGTCACCATAAAACCCGGCGGCAACGGCAGCCTGACCGGCCAGGGCGTGACGATCTTCCTGATGGAGAACTCGCAGCTCTATATCAACGCCAACGAGACGGTGAACCTCTCGCCGACCACCAGCGGCCCCTATGCCGGCATCACGATCTTCCAGGACCACGGCAACACGCAGGCGCTGACGCTGAACGGCGGAGCGGGTTCCGTGGTGAGCGGCTTCATCTACGCCCCCGACGCGGCCATCACCTATGCCGGCAATTCGGACATGAGCTCGCAGGGCAGCTGCCTGCGGCTGGTCGGCAAAACCGTCGATATAACGGGGAACTCGGCAGTGAAGTCGGACTGCGCGGCCGAGCTCGGCAACCGCGAAATGTATGCCGGCAGGATGATCACACTGGTGAAGTAGCGCCGGCCAATCCCGCTCCTCGATTGGCTTCAGCGGCAAGCATTTCAGAGTCCAGGAATATCAGGTTTTCGCCGTTCACCAGGCTGTCGATTCTCCTTCCGCTCATCGTCAACCATGAATACACATGGGTGAGGCAACCTCTGCCGGGGAACATGAAGTCGTGCGGTTCGACGATGACGCAAGGCGCACCCTTCAGGATATTGCCGTCTCGCGTTGCCTCCAGTTCGGCGCCTTCGATGTCCATTTTCAACATCAACAATTTCGCCCTGGGAAATTCGGCAAGAAGCCTCTTGAGGGTGATCGACCGAACGCCTTGTCCATCCGATACGGCCCGCGCCCAGGAAGGAGCCTCGCTGTTGACGAGTGCAACCTCACCGTCATGGCTCCAAAGCGCGCCGTGAACCGGTGCGATCCGGTCCAGATCGGCACAGTTCAATTGCAACGCTTCAAAGGTCTGACGGTCCGGTTCGACAGCTATCACGATGGCATCGGGATAGCCGTCTCGAAGGAAAATCGATGAGTAGCCGACGTTGGCGCCCGCGTCGACGATCATGGGTACGAGCCCCTCCTTCCTCCATTGAGCAGCAAGGCGGGTAAGCGCGTCGCGGCCCAGTTTTCCAATTTCGTATTCGCAATGCCCAAACACCTGGGAGACAACAAACAAGTCGCTGTCGGTCGGCCGCAGAAGCAGTTCGTGGCCCCGACAGCGAACTCTTATTGCCCGCCCGATCCCCAGGGCGCGACGGAGCAGCAGCGAGAACGTCGTTGTCCAACCGACAGCCCGCACGAGGCCGTCCAAATGATAGAGCTTGGGGTAGTCCATGGCTCAACTATTCCCATGAGGGTTGGAGTGGTCTGTGCCGACGCTCCGACCGGGGGCATGCCGTGCCATAGCCAGGTCATATGACTCTTCGAGGTAACGTTCCCCCGCCGCCAAACGGACCATGCAAGGTCCTCCATTTTTTAGCGTCAACGTGCAGCGCGGAACTGGCCGATGAAGGGCAGGAGCGAGAGCGGAAAGCAAGACAACCGAAGGAGGTAGAAGTACTTCTCAGGGTCGTGCTCCCTTAGGCGCATAGGAGCCGGCAACGGTCCATCCGCGCATGCGACGCAAGGCGCATCGAACTTACGCAGCAGCGACCAAGCCGGTGCGGTGAAGCGAACCGCTGCCGGCGATCGGCGATTTCAAGGCTCCGGCACGATATCCGCGCCCGGCTGTTCGTCGAACAGCACCGTGCAGCCGCGCTCCAGCGCCACCTGGCTCAAGGCATTCGCGGCGGCTTCGTCGGACGAGACGAAGTCGCCGGTCAGCACGCGCAGTTCCTCGACGGCTTTCGACATCGAGATGAGGCGTCCGGCCGCGCGATCGCTCGCGCAGGCGTCGACGACGCAGAGGAGATCGATGAGTTCGAAGCTATCCATGGTGGCCTCCGCCCACAGCATCCCTTCGCGGGAATCAACGGCGTGGCGGGCGGCGAGGTTCCGCCTTGAGTGTCCCCCGCTCACGAATCCGACGGCGGCCTTTGTGGTGCAAGCTTGAGATCGAAGCGGGGCGGCAGGCATGGGTCGAAGCAGACGCCGCGCACCGATCCAGCGGTCGTCGGATCGACCGGAAGCAGTACGACCATCTGCGCCTCACGGGCGGGCCATAGCGGCCTGCCGAAAAGCAGGAAGATGCCGGTGATCAGTGCCGCCAGCAAGAGTGCTGCGAATAGGTTCGCGATCATCTCGCCGAGCTGCATAGGCATCTCCTGGAGGGATGGGAACTGCCCGCCACATCGCAGGAAATGGCGGGCACTCCACTCTTGGTCGCCGATGAAGGGACATTGTTCG
The window above is part of the Mesorhizobium sp. WSM4904 genome. Proteins encoded here:
- a CDS encoding TadE/TadG family type IV pilus assembly protein, with the protein product MSARRRAKAFAGNASGGAAIEFALIAPFLIMLLFGIFAFGWSMNNESSVRYALEASARSLQLDKTLTQAQIQTIATQKLQGLGLQNVTVTITTDPPSGGFKMAHVSASYAFVIDFPYFSDYPINYSTTVTVPLINS
- a CDS encoding TadE/TadG family type IV pilus assembly protein, with the translated sequence MGTPAARFRKNRSGAAAVEFALVLPVLCAALFGVADGWSYTTSSMAMRAGVKTAANLLLAGASDDTAVQAAALASWEKKPDDAAVAVTRTYKCGTTVVTSTTICAGPKVPSVFVQIAASGTWVPPFTFGPFPKNTALDHQQVIRVR
- a CDS encoding pilus assembly protein TadG-related protein produces the protein MASFSRILRHFAFRRLRSGEGGNVATIFALTLPVVVGGAGLGVETSYWYYSSLKLQATADAAAYAGALEKIQGSDTATITTAATQSATDNGLGTGTIVVHTPPTSGPNTANKAVEVILNQNLDRVFTSIFSQSKVPEQARAVALITDASKACNVALSQSASQAVLYSGSTTVKQNGCVTMANSIASDAIKVQGSASLQTDCLISAGGVVLNNPVSMVCKSPITQALPTSDPFSSLPAPAASNSCSKVNANKTSQILTQGTYCNGMNLSGNVTLSPGIYVVQGSLKINAGAVVSGSGVTIYMTGSNTVSMNGNATVTLSAQTSGIYSGVLFYGDRNGTSAKSNFNGTADSLLTGAIYFPRQEVDYLGNFSGKNGCTQVVADTIQWSGSSTINQDCSSLGMKDIPAAPSIAIVE
- a CDS encoding TadE/TadG family type IV pilus assembly protein, with translation MIGRFWASKRGNFALTTAIAVVPLMLAVAGAVDLVGTSDDAAQLQNSLDAAGLAIGTKYQAGMSANDVRQLGQTLFAANMSAADAGEYSGSVAAFQATASGDPSAYYISLSSAISRPAFVSGTPAWQATRSASVKIKPGAQACVLALDPHVSSAVSLQGSTNVAMKGCVIAANSDAADAVSRGGSAIVSAGCVSTVGATSGLTPPNATLSCGTPQESQYASFDPLANVTPPAYGLCQPMPNGKTVTLSQGTYCDKTWSGKITLNPGIYVLRNVTIKPGGNGSLTGQGVTIFLMENSQLYINANETVNLSPTTSGPYAGITIFQDHGNTQALTLNGGAGSVVSGFIYAPDAAITYAGNSDMSSQGSCLRLVGKTVDITGNSAVKSDCAAELGNREMYAGRMITLVK
- a CDS encoding FkbM family methyltransferase yields the protein MDYPKLYHLDGLVRAVGWTTTFSLLLRRALGIGRAIRVRCRGHELLLRPTDSDLFVVSQVFGHCEYEIGKLGRDALTRLAAQWRKEGLVPMIVDAGANVGYSSIFLRDGYPDAIVIAVEPDRQTFEALQLNCADLDRIAPVHGALWSHDGEVALVNSEAPSWARAVSDGQGVRSITLKRLLAEFPRAKLLMLKMDIEGAELEATRDGNILKGAPCVIVEPHDFMFPGRGCLTHVYSWLTMSGRRIDSLVNGENLIFLDSEMLAAEANRGAGLAGATSPV
- a CDS encoding polymerase is translated as MQLGEMIANLFAALLLAALITGIFLLFGRPLWPAREAQMVVLLPVDPTTAGSVRGVCFDPCLPPRFDLKLAPQRPPSDS